CCGCTCGTTCAGCTCGCGGATCGCCCGGGTATCCTCGCTCTGGTCTTCGGGGTCGGCGACCGATCCGCCCCACAGGGTGTTGTCCAGGGCGACCAGGCCGCCGCGCCGCACCAAGGTCAGACAACGTTCGTAATAGTCCAGGTAGCCGGCCTTGTCGGCGTCGATAAAGGCGAAGTCGAACTGCCCCGCCCCGCCCTCGGCGAGCAGCCGGTCCAGGGTCTCGATGGCGGGTGCACGGTGCAGCTCGATGCGGTCGTCCAGGCCTGCCTCGCGCCAGTAGCGGCGCGCGATGTCGGTCCAGCGCCGGCTCACGTCGCAGCACACCAGGCGGCCGTCGGCCGGCATGGCCTGCGCCATGCACAGGGCGCTGTAGCCGGTGAAGGTGCCCACCTCGACCGCCCGGCACACGCCGAGCAGCTCCACCAGCAGGCCCATGAGCTGACCCTGCTCGGGCGAGATCTGCATGCGCGCCTCGGGCAGTTCGGCGGTTTCGGCGCGCAACCGGGCCAGCAGCTCAGGTTCCCGCACCGAGACCCGCAGCAAATAGTCGTACAGCGGGTCGGTCATGGTGAGGGTGCGTACGGACATGCGGTGCCGCCGGGCGGATCAGGCGAGGGCCTGCGCCATCAGCGCATCTTCCACGCCGAACACTTCGCGGTACAGCACGCCCATCACCGCCACCATCATGGGACAGGTCCAGATCAGGCCGATACCGAAGGGGATTGCGCTGACCGACAGGATGAGAGTCATGGCCAGCATCAGGAAAAACACCTTGAACCAGTGCCTGGTGATGGCGCGGCGCGAGGCCTCCATGGCGCGCCACGGACTCAGGCCTTTTTCCACGACCAACGGCACGGCCAGCATGTAGGCAACATACAGATATATTGCCGGCAGGATGAGCAGGAAAAAGGCCACGGTAATCAACACCAACTTGAGAATGGCCACGATAATGATGGGTACAGCA
This portion of the Gammaproteobacteria bacterium genome encodes:
- a CDS encoding class I SAM-dependent methyltransferase; amino-acid sequence: MSVRTLTMTDPLYDYLLRVSVREPELLARLRAETAELPEARMQISPEQGQLMGLLVELLGVCRAVEVGTFTGYSALCMAQAMPADGRLVCCDVSRRWTDIARRYWREAGLDDRIELHRAPAIETLDRLLAEGGAGQFDFAFIDADKAGYLDYYERCLTLVRRGGLVALDNTLWGGSVADPEDQSEDTRAIRELNER